The DNA window CAGTAACCTGAAAACACAGCCCACCAAAACTAAACCCAAGGCATTGCACGTTCTAGTCAGTAGTTCCCATATTCATACGCAAACCACCCCGTTCAAGTAGTTTGGTAACTTCCTTGAGTGTGCtttcaacatttaaaaaaaaaacattttttcgAAAATAGACttaatttaaatgaattatattttatttttcgattAATATGTAATAACGAGTTATAACACAAATATTTAGTAAAAGATTACTAAGGGCGTgagatcaattttttttataagcaCTTTCCCTCTACTaattatatatacaaaaatatatcaaatataataaagttataaaacacaaattatTTTTACTCTCTAAATTTAGAACTAAATCTAAGGAATTAAACCAATAAACTATAGAACTAAAGGTATAAACATGTTTTAcactttttttatagtttttagcctttggaaaaagaaaaaaaataatttttatatttgagtatcaagattttgatttaaaatttactaGTTTAAGTATAGATTTTTAATTTGCACTAAATTTATTACATTAAAgaattgaaattataatttaaacattGAGAAAAAAGGAAGCGAAATACGTGGATCGGAGCAGTAAGGCGGGCAGAAAGAAAAGAATAAGCTTAAATATCGCACAAGCTATGGCTTCAGAATGTTGcttctctctttttcttcaaTACTTCATTCTTAATTTATATGCTTCAACTGCTTCTTTAATCTAAATGCTTCATTcttggatttaattattttgcttaactttcattttcaggtatgtatcttttttttttataaagttaaaTTTTACTTCTTTCTGTCAGTTCTTGATTTTTAATGAGTTGGgttctttttatttcattacatGATGGTTACCCAATTAATGATTTGATAAGATAATTTAGTGCTCATgggattgtttttattttcaaattaaatctaaagatagtttcttttttaatgttttttggaAAAAGTATTGATCTTTATGTTTGTGGCTGTAGTACTTATTGCAGTATCTCTAAGTTCATTACTTGCTTGTTGATTTTGTACTTTAATTGGAATTCAGTGAATAAAATGTCCTATGCTCAGTGGACACTCGCACACAGCGAAACAGTGTTGTTTTAAGGTTTcttatgtaaaaaatgaagtttcttGTTTCCGACCGGGAcatgttgattgaatgaagtatcGGTTATACCTAGAGTGTAAGAGCTAAGAAAATGTTATAAGCTAGACTAGGGGCTTTTCCTTTGATATATTATTGTAGAGTATTGAGAAATTATGTTGTAGGATGCTAATAGGAAATACCAAATTTCTAAACAAACAAATCCCGTTGCTGAACAGGGAATTTTTCTTTACTTGAAGTTTTATGGACACGAATGAACACCACAATCTAACCAATTTTTGCTGAGGGACTGTTTATTTAAGATCATTAACTTAGGTATGTTAGTTTTATGGATCTTCATGTTGCAGTTTTTAATGATCTTGGTTCTTGCACATTTTTGATCTAATTCTCTTGATTTGTTCTAATTAGTTGTCAGAAAATCGATGCAAGTTTGATGTTTCTGAAATATTGCTCTGTTGTTGTAGCTTGAGTTAGATGAGGATCATTCCCATGTGCTTCTCATCAATCTTGCAAGTTCCTAGATGTAGATTCCACACTTTAGCTAACTTTTGGCCGGAAAGCTTCCACAGCTTGCCTAATAAATGTGGAAGCAATTCTACCTTTAGGTTGCATAGTGCAAAACTTGACGGGCTTGAAGGCGGATATAGCAGACGATGGATTAGAAGACCTGTAAGTACAAAAACAGAAGGAACAAATAAAATCACTCAGAACAAGAATAAATTAACCAGTGCCAGCCATGGAGTTTTGGAGGAGACAGTTTCAACTAGTACACTTAATATAACTAAAACAGAAAACATTGAATATCGAAATATTCCATACTTTGATATTCGAAGAGAGATTCTTGAGAACAATGACTTGGCCAAGCTTGTAACAGTTATTGTCTTTGATCTTGAGACTACTGGATTTAGCAGAACGGAAGACCGAATTGTTGAGATTGCACTACGAGATCTTCATGGAGGTGAAAATAGCACATTCCAGACACTAGTAAATCCTGGACGGTCTGTTCCCAACACAATTGTTCATG is part of the Mercurialis annua linkage group LG3, ddMerAnnu1.2, whole genome shotgun sequence genome and encodes:
- the LOC126675009 gene encoding exonuclease DPD1, chloroplastic/mitochondrial, whose translation is MRIIPMCFSSILQVPRCRFHTLANFWPESFHSLPNKCGSNSTFRLHSAKLDGLEGGYSRRWIRRPVSTKTEGTNKITQNKNKLTSASHGVLEETVSTSTLNITKTENIEYRNIPYFDIRREILENNDLAKLVTVIVFDLETTGFSRTEDRIVEIALRDLHGGENSTFQTLVNPGRSVPNTIVHGISKCMVENPNVPRMKEVAPILLQYVKSRHKPGGYALLVAHNGRAFDVPFLITELNRCGVELPSNWLFLDSLPLARKWIKTKGVKSRTSLQGLREHLGIKLEGPAHRAMSDVRVLIIIFQKMTFDLKATVASLVADSFTASEKKNEMKESDVKKKKKN